From one Ahaetulla prasina isolate Xishuangbanna chromosome 18, ASM2864084v1, whole genome shotgun sequence genomic stretch:
- the LOC131186987 gene encoding F-box only protein 44-like has translation MASIQDLPDDVLLAVFRLLPINELIWNCRLVCSRWRDVLDTPYLWKHKYQEEDAGLKMPKTFYIFCHLEKNLIKNPCGEEGLDFWDTATPSNGQWKVKDIFEKDSARLQAWDFLQRNIYIKDEWIPYQEVEKCFAAYNGLCTKSQLITLKDEGYWDQLMDDGRPTIVVKDWFYSSFNSHYELCVKLLSEDFTVIREYHSENKYKYDSEYNDEWRQVSHAFHNVPPGIRHIFFQHQGLHFNWQQSSCGTKLMKCLKMAKERGKSQRMRITKTSVTVGPFSLDKAMYRRHGRDIRHCHFSQCPCRGNYIHWSMTPKCRLGAFR, from the exons ATGGCAAGCATTCAAGATCTCCCCGATGACGTTTTGCTGGCAGTGTTCCGCCTGCTCCCCATCAACGAGCTGATCTGGAACTGCCGGCTGGTTTGTTCACGTTGGCGAGACGTCCTGGACACCCCTTACCTGTGGAAGCACAAGTATCAAGAAGAGGACGCCGGCCTGAAGATGCCGAAGACCTTCTACATTTTCTGCCACTTGGAGAAGAACTTAATCAAGAACCCTTGCGGCGAAG AAGGATTAGACTTCTGGGATACGGCCACACCTTCCAATGGACAGTGGAAAGTTAAAGATATCTTTGAAAAAGACTCTGCAAGGCTGCAGGCCTGGGACTTccttcagaggaatatttatatCAAAGATGAATGGATACCCTATCAAGAAGTTGAAAAATGTTTTGCCGCGTACAATGG GCTCTGCACAAAGTCTCAGCTCATCACCTTGAAGGATGAAGGTTACTGGGACCAGCTGATGGATGACGGGAGACCTACAATTGTGGTGAAGGATTG GTTTTACAGCAGCTTCAACAGCCATTACGAGTTGTGCGTGAAGCTCTTGTCCGAGGACTTCACGGTCATCCGAGAGTATCACTCCGAGAACAAATACAAATATGACTCCGAGTATAATGACGAATGGCGTCAG GTATCGCACGCCTTTCACAACGTCCCTCCGGGAATCCGTCACATATTTTTCCAGCACCAAGGCCTGCATTTCAACTGGCAGCAGTCGAGCTGCGGCACCAAACTCATGAAGTGCTTGAAGATGGCCAAAGAGAGGGGGAAATCCCAAAGAATGAGGATTACCAAAACGAGCGTCACCGTCGGGCCGTTCTCCCTAGACAAGGCCATGTACCGCCGACACGGCCGAGACATTAGACACTGTCACTTCAGCCAATGTCCCTGCCGGGGGAACTACATTCACTGGTCAATGACGCCGAAGTGCAGATTGGGTGCCTTCCGCTGA